TCGGCTTTGTATGGATAGGCCGGACGCTCAAGGCGCACCATTATTGTCGCTCCAGATATATGTCATGGCGCGACTTATTGAAGGTCAGCGATCTTCGTTTTCTTCACCTTGAATCTCTGTATCACTCCGCATTTGCGAAAGTAAAATGCCGTGAGCGCAAAGTAATATCTTGTTGACGATTTATTAGGGTTAACAAATCACCTGTTGCACGAAAGCAACGTCTAAATTTTGCCTAGTGTTTGCCTAAAATATTTCACAATTCGGCTCTTCCAATTCCGCAATTGAGGGCCATTTTCAACACTGAAGCGGGCAGGGACATCCGTGCAAGTATTCGAACCGCAAGAGACGACATGATCGCCATCGGTTCGTTTTATAAATAGGAGAATTTGGTATGCGTACTCTCGTTATGATTTTGCTGGCATCGTCTGCTGGTCTTTCCCTCGTCACCGGCGCTCACGCTGCCGATGCCGTCATGTCGGTGCCGGAAGCACCCGCAGCCGTCGATATGCCGGCTCCGGTCAGCAACTGGGCCGGTGCTTATGTCGGCGGTGCAGGCACCTATACAATGGGTCGTTCGCACGGCAGCAAGTTTAGCGCCCGTGCCTTCGGCGGCCAGGTCTATGGCGGCTACAACATGCAGAACGACAAGATCGTTTACGGTGGTGAAGCTGACATCGGTTATGACGGCAATGGTAGCCGCTCCGGCGCTGGCCTGAATGGCAAGCAGGGCGTAAACGGCTCTATTCGTGGCCGCGTCGGCTACGACCTCAACCCATTCATGGTTTACGGCACAGCCGGTGTGGCTGCGGCTGACACCAAGATTTCCGGTGCTGGCGGTTCTGACAGCAAGGCCGCTCTCGGCTACACGGTCGGTGCAGGCGTTGAAGCCATGGTGACCAACAACATCACCACTCGTGTGGAATACCGCTACACCGATTACCAGAACAAGGACTACAACATCGGTGGTTCCAAGGTATCGCGCGGCTTTGACGACCAGAGCGTCAAGGTTGGTATCGGCATGAAGTTCTGATCAGCCGATTATTGTGATCTGAAAGAAGCCCGGCCTTAGCGCCGGGCTTCTTGATTCTGGGAAGGCTTTTAAAGCCTGGCAACACTTTCAGGCCTGCGGTCGCAGCAACTGATACCCATCGAATTTCTTGGCAAACAGCACCGGCCATTCGGTCAGCGCCACATGACCATTTTCCCATTCGCCGGGAAAGCGCAGCATCAGGTAGCCGAGCAGGCCCGCCATGGAAAAATGGCCGCCGTTCAGCTTCTTGCCCATCTTCGGCATATGGGTTTCGAGATAGTCCAGGCCGCGTGTGACCTTTTCCCATTGCCGGTCGATATAGGGCTGGTGGATCTTTTCCGGCGGATGCAGGCGCTTCTCATAGACGATCGCCAGAAGGCAATCGGTGATGCCATCGCAGAGCGCTTCCAGCACCTCGGCCTCGGTGCGCTTTTCGTCCTTTTTCGGATAGAGGCCACCGTCAGAGATACGGTTCAGGTACTGCATGATGGCGCGGCTATCGTAAATCGACTGGCCTTCATCGGTAATCAGGGTCGGGATCTTGCCCAGCGGATTGTTGTCAATCAATTCAGGCGGGTTGGCATTGGTATCGACCTTGATTTCCTCAAGGGTAATGCCGGTGGCGCGGGCGGCCATCCGGACCTTGGAGGAATAGGGCGAGGCGGGAGCATAAAGCAGCTTCATCGGTTTGGTCCTGTTCGCGTGTCAGGTGGAGTTTACTCTTCGCCGCGCAGCCAGAAGCAGCGCTGCGAAGCGTAGCGGTCTTGCGCCAGCACCCGCTTCAATTCGGGCAGCAGCGCATGCAGTTCATCCTTGAGGGTGAAGGGCGGATTGACGATGATCAGGCCTGAACCAGACAGGCCGGTCAAATCGCGGTCGCTTTTCACCGACAGTTCCGCGCAGAGCATCTTGGGGATGCCCGTCTCTTTCAAGGCCTCGTGAAAAGCGGCAATCGGCGCGCCCTTCTTGATGGGATACCAGAGACAATAGACCCCGGCAGAAAACCGGCGATAGGCCCGCGCCAATCCATCGACCAGCCGCTCATATTCACCGTCCAGCTCGAAGGGCGGATCAACCAGCACGATGCCGCGTTTTTCCTTGGGTGGCAGATGAGCGCCCAGCGCCAGCCAGCCATCCAGTTCGGTGATCCGCGCCTGGTAATCGCCTTCGAACAGCCGGGAAAGTGTGCGGCAATCGTCCGGATGCAGCTCCATCGCCGACAAACGGTCCTGCGGGCGAAACAGGTCGCGCGCCAGCTTCGGCGAGCCGGGATAGCGGGTCAGGCCGCCCTGCGGGTTCAGTGCCCGCACGACATCGAGATAGGGCTTCAGCACATCGGTCGCTGCCGGTGTCAGTTCGGCGTCCAGCAATTTGCCAATTCCGCCTAGCCATTCGCCGGTTTTTTGCGATTCGTCGGAGGATAGGTCGTAAAGACCGATGCCAGCATGGGTATCCAGCACCCGGAATGCCTTGTCCTTCTGCTGGAGATAAATGACCAGCCGCGCCAGCACGGCATGCTTCAGCACGTCCGCGAAATTGCCTGCGTGGTAGATGTGGCGGTAATTCATGCGCTTTTCCGATGGGTCCAGTGATTTTTTGGAATGGGGCTTTTGGGCTTTGCGGGCTTGGCCTATAACTTTGCCATGAACATCATCAGCCCCGTCTTGAAAACTTCCATTGGTCATACGGCCTGTCCGCATGACTGTCCATCCACCTGCGCGCTTGAGGTTGATCTGACCCCGGACGGCAGGATCGGACGGATGCGCGGCGCGCGCGACAATAGCTATACCGCAGGCGTGATCTGCGCCAAGGTGGCGCGCTATACAGAGCGGCTCTATCACCCCGACCGCTTGCTTGTGCCGCAGCGCCGGAAAGGCGCAAAAGGGGCGGGCAGCTGGCAGGAAATATCCTGGGATGCGGCGCTGGACGAGATCGCCGATGCGTTCGTCAAAGCAGAGCAGGTGCATGGCAGCGAGGCCGTCTGGCCCTATTTCTATGCCGGAACGATGGGGCAGGTGCAGCGCGATTCGATAGAGCGGCTGCGCCACGCCAAGAAATATTCCGGCTTTTTCGGCTCGATCTGCACCAATCTGGCCTGGACTGGCTATGTGATGGGCACCGGCACGCTGCGCGGCCCGGACCCGCGCGAAATGGCGGTTGCCGATTGCGTGGTGATCTGGGGCACCAATGCGGTGGCGACGCAGGTCAATGTCATGACCCATGCGGTGGCGGCCCGCAAAAATCGCGGCGCGAAAATCGTCGTTGTCGATATCTATGATAATCCGACCATGAAACAGGCCGATATGGGCCTCATTCTGCGTCCTGGCACCGATGCGGCGCTAGCCTGTGCCGCCATGCATATCGCCTTTCGTGATGGTTATGCCGACCGGGAGTATATGGCTGACTTTGCCGATGATCCCGCCGGGCTGGAAGCGCATCTGAAGGACAAGACCCCGGAATGGGCCGCCAGCGTCACCGGTCTTTCAATTGAAGAGATCGAAGGCTTCGCCAAATTGGTCGGTGAGACCAAAAAGACATTCTTCCGCCTCGGCTATGGTTTTACCCGCAGCC
The Allorhizobium ampelinum S4 genome window above contains:
- a CDS encoding glutathione S-transferase family protein, translated to MKLLYAPASPYSSKVRMAARATGITLEEIKVDTNANPPELIDNNPLGKIPTLITDEGQSIYDSRAIMQYLNRISDGGLYPKKDEKRTEAEVLEALCDGITDCLLAIVYEKRLHPPEKIHQPYIDRQWEKVTRGLDYLETHMPKMGKKLNGGHFSMAGLLGYLMLRFPGEWENGHVALTEWPVLFAKKFDGYQLLRPQA
- a CDS encoding 23S rRNA (adenine(2030)-N(6))-methyltransferase RlmJ; amino-acid sequence: MNYRHIYHAGNFADVLKHAVLARLVIYLQQKDKAFRVLDTHAGIGLYDLSSDESQKTGEWLGGIGKLLDAELTPAATDVLKPYLDVVRALNPQGGLTRYPGSPKLARDLFRPQDRLSAMELHPDDCRTLSRLFEGDYQARITELDGWLALGAHLPPKEKRGIVLVDPPFELDGEYERLVDGLARAYRRFSAGVYCLWYPIKKGAPIAAFHEALKETGIPKMLCAELSVKSDRDLTGLSGSGLIIVNPPFTLKDELHALLPELKRVLAQDRYASQRCFWLRGEE
- a CDS encoding outer membrane protein, with product MRTLVMILLASSAGLSLVTGAHAADAVMSVPEAPAAVDMPAPVSNWAGAYVGGAGTYTMGRSHGSKFSARAFGGQVYGGYNMQNDKIVYGGEADIGYDGNGSRSGAGLNGKQGVNGSIRGRVGYDLNPFMVYGTAGVAAADTKISGAGGSDSKAALGYTVGAGVEAMVTNNITTRVEYRYTDYQNKDYNIGGSKVSRGFDDQSVKVGIGMKF